The Coturnix japonica isolate 7356 chromosome 6, Coturnix japonica 2.1, whole genome shotgun sequence genomic sequence TCTGCAACACTTCTGTGTGTGTACCCTGAGGGGCACCAGCTCCAGGAATtgtggctgcacagcagcagccgtCTCAGTATTTTAGCAGTAAACACACTTAATTCTTGTCAATGAGTTTTATAATCTGTTCACTGAAATAACAGCTTGTTTGGTATCAATGTGGCCAAGCTGTTAAAAATTCAAACTTCTGTAAGTTTACAGGTGAGTTATTCTGTCAAATCTTGATACTGCATTAAACTTAACAAATCAGAAGCTGAGATTATAATGATATTTCTCAAAGAGAGAGAGTAAAGGGGTTGGCTTACTCATCAAACTTGGGACAAATGTGTAATTGGGTATAAAGCAAGCCATGGGAAATAGCACCAGGAAAGGTTTAGTAGATGTCTTTGTTTTTGAGAAAGCTGGTCATTTGTCATTAATACTTATTTTGATAAggtgatttcatttttatttttttaatagtggtATCTAATTGAACAAGAAGCCTACAAAGTGAGCCTTGCATCATCCCTGTTTTTTGTTGGATTGCTTATTGGAAATATTACATTTGGCCCTTTGTCAGATAAACTGGGCAGGAAACCAGTATATATCTCAGGTAAGGCTTTAAATGTTCTCCTTGAGTGTTCTACTGGATAGCAACATCTCCATTTCTGCCCTATGTGTGGGCAGAATGTTAGAATGGTGTAGTTTCAGAAAGCCAAATAAGAGTGGGAATACTATGTATACTATTCATTATAGTGATATAAAGTCAGTAATTTGCTGTGCTCCCTGCCTTTCTTCTGAGGTCGAGCTGCATAGCATAAGTACTAATTTTATGTTCTTCTCTCTTTGCAGGTCTATTTTTTGATATCATTTTTGGGTATGTCACAGCATTAGCTCCAAATTATGGCATATTTGCAGTTTCACGTTTTCTTGTTGGAATTGTGAATGGTGGAATGGCTCTTGTGTCTTTTGTCCTGACACAAGAATATGTAGGAAAATCATTTTGGTCGTTTACAGGTGGGATTTGGGAATATTTAATTGCGATTTTTGTGCCAAGTGCTGTTCTGACTAGCAGTGCCTTGCTTAGTGCAGGTGTAGGCATTGACAGTGTGAAGTTAGCATGTGGCATGCCAAGTGAACACAGTGTGATTCATCCGAGATCTGAGTTTTGTGGGGTTGCTGcctaaaaagagaaatacaggaTTGGGTTTGTTGGATAAATAGCAAAATTGGggcttttaaataaatatactggttgaaacaaaacacaaacaaacaaacaaaccaaaaagccaACCCAATCTGTGCTCTGGAATACATAGTGGAAAACAATGAATATGGGTTTTGACAGATTCTACCAACTTCTCAGTGGTATTCAGTGGTATCTTGGGAAGTGATTTTTCGAAGCATTTCTCCGTGCCCCACACAGAGATGCAGGGTTTTTATCTCAGTTGGATGTACTGGCCATCCAGTATTTCTAAACATCCTTTTTTTGTATGCTGCTGCCAAGGCTTAAGATAAATGTAACACTTGCATGTTGTACTGTTGTAATAATGGGAGTAGCTCAGACCAAAAAGCCCTTTTGGCCAATGCAACAGGGAAAAACTGAGTCTAACTGCTCACTTGCTGTGGCTGCGAGCgtatttctctctgttctcaagtacctccttcttcttttttcttatttctccttGGGACTTGGGGGTGTAGGAGGTCGTGGTGGTTTGGGTTATAGCTTTCCACTTCAGTTGTGCTTTTTTAAgtgctcagttttctttcctgggTTTGCTTGTTTGACTCACATGGTTTCTCTCCCACCCCTCCTTCCCTGTATCTGTCTCTGCTCTTCCCAGCACTTCCCAGCCTCTATCCCTGCAGGGCCAGCCTTGACGTGACCACCGGGATGcctgtttcctgctgcttctcactTTAGGTGCTTTGTTCTAGTCCTGCTCAGCTGTTGGTAAAGAGGTGCTGAACAACTGGtcaggggctgcaggagaggaggctgctggaagctgcctggcagtgttcaaggaGCTCTGCTAGGTGTTGGCTGTGGGTAGGCTGCATATGCAGTTGCTGGGAGCTTGTGGGTTAGTGTGGGACCTCCTGTGTTAGCCTGCAGAGGTTTGTTGGTAGGCTCCTGGAATGGAAGTTGACCCCATATTTCACCATTTTTATCTACACCTGTTCATCAGAAGCTTGCTGAAGTGTAcctctgggctgcagctctttACATGCTGAACTTCATCCTTGTGCTTTCATAGCTTTCTTACAATGTCTGTTACTGCCCTCCACCTTTATTCAAGATTACCTTAATAAACTGAAATAGTTTGCAATGCTTCCCCTTCCTATCCCTAAGTTTTCTCTTTGGTCTGTggatttctgttcatttcttggTCTGTCCTGTGTACCATCCTTTGTTTTTGAGGGGTGACCAGCCCTGCTCATTCTCCCTTGCCCCAGTTGTACAAAGGCCTTCTTCATTAAGACTGCACAAATACTGGAGCCAGCTTAAATGCTGTAAAGTTACTTCCAATGTTAAggttttattgcttgttttatttagatttatCATAGGGTTGGAATGTAAAATTTCtactgaattcttttttttctttgctagtGGTGTCTGTAGTCacctttttgttcttgtgtttcCAGGTTCGTTAACTAATATGACGTTTGCAGTCGGCATAGCTGTGTTTGCTTTACTGGGTTACTATGTAAGAGAGTGGCGCTACCTGGCATTGGTATCCAATACTCTGGGagtcattttcttcctcctttctttgtAAGTGACCCACATGTCTTAtagtaggaaataaaaatatgcatttatctGACAGCTTTTCTTGTCATAATTCCAGAGCAGCATGAATAATAAGGGTGATATTTCTGTGAaccaagcaaaagaaaatcatagtgaagaaagaagcagttttagGTGGCGCAGAAGGTCAGGGTTACCCCAAAGCAAAGCCTGCACCGCTGTGCAGCTGTGGCAGCCAGTGCTGTGCGGAGCAGCTGCATGCCAGCTGCCTCATAAAGCCTGATTGCAGGGAGGGCTGCCAGAGGCCATGCACAGAGGAATGTCAGCCAGGAACACGGCCTGCTGCCAAAGGATGGTTACAATGCTTGGGAAGTTCTGGAAGTGCTCTTAGAGGGTTTTGGGGATTGCTTTTTGAGACATGCGTGCGTGCAAAGGGAGATAACTGAGAGCACTTGGAACTGCCTTTCTTGTTTGATACGCTTTTgatctgtgtgtttttcaggTCTGTTTGGGTTCTGTTCCTATCATTATTGTATTTGAATGCTCCTGCCTATTTAGAATTACTGCATAGGCATTATTATAAAACCAGTTACGAAATACTGCAGGATTTACAGATCTGAAAGTGTTAGGGTTGTTTGTCTTGTGTTGTTACCAAATGTGCTTCTTGTTACAAAATGTGCTTGTAACAGTATCAAATGGATGGATATTCTGTATATATTTCTGATCACCTGTTAGAGctgtagaagaaatgaaagaattattAGTGTGATAGGTTGTATCCAAAGTGATACATGGAACTCGTGACATACTGCATAGatagaagaaaaacttttttatttttttagataaATCTGCTCTTGAAAGAAATTCTCTCTAAGAAtgcacaaaaagcatttttcttttagactAGGAAAACTTCAGGGTGGGGAGAGGTGCTCTATGCCATGTTTTTGTTCATGATATTGTGTTTCTGGTGGATATAGAATCATTTTTCCCCAGGTACGaaagacaacaaaacaacccctgTGATCCTTTGAAATAATCAATCCTGGTGCTGAAGGCCATATGTCTCTGCCTGGGgtccaaaataaaatagttcatTCTTTGCACTATGGCTCTTACCAAAGCAGTAGCATGTTCTGCAAGCTGAATAAAGCAGGAATTATGAACTACAGTTGTGGTAAACCAGGATATTGTGATTGCATTTGGGAATTTGTCTAGTATTCAATATCAGTATCTAATATTAAATATGGAAGTTGGTTGCCATGCCTGCGACAGGGGGCTGGAGCTTagtgatccttgaggtcccttccaactcaagccgTTCTATAATTCCATGAATGAGATTTACAAGTTCAGCAGGTAGCAGTGATAGGGCCTGAAGTTTGGCAGGAAGTCCGGtgtgaagtttttttttctgtctgtttcaaCCTGGAGCCTTCCCCATGTTGCAAAGTTTGAAATAAAAGTCAGTGAACACCAGTTTTTGAGATGCTCCATGGTTAATGCTAGTGCAGTGTTCCCAAGGAAGTTAGTTCGGTACAAGTCACAGTGAGTCACAATGTAGCTGTAATCTCGAAGTATTTGACAGACATTTCCAATCATCCTTCTATGAGATTGACTGCATATTATTATTAGAGTACACCAAATTTAATGTGCATAACAACgcagaaaaaatgcttttctgtgaaTTTTGCATTGATAAatcatgtttttgttgtttcaatGCCTGATTTGCAGAACAGCGGAAATGATTTTACTGAGGAATTAACTTATCaccagtgatttttcttttcctttcctgttagTATGCTTCCAGAGTCACCACGATGGCTGTACTCCCAAGGGAAAACTGCAGAAGCTGAAGATGTGATGCAATATATTGCCCTTGGTAATGGGAAAGAAAGACttaatctgaaattaaaaccaAGTGCGGGAGCTTTGCGGAAGGATGAATCGCCCCCTGGTATCCTACACTTAATAAAACACCCAGTGCTGCGGTGGCGAACCGTCGTACTCATGTACATCTGGTATGTAGTAATGAGACACTGAGATGCTGTGAGTGAGTCAGGCATGAAGAAACTATTACAATGGTTACCCTTTTCTCTTAAGAGATACTGCCCCAAAGTGATCATAAATCTGTCAGTTAAGAACTGTAAACAATAAGCGTGGTATGTTGTGAAGCTTCCATTTCATTATCATTGctgttggattttatttttaatgtgttatttAGATACTCCTTCAAGATTTAGTAGTAAGAAATCTGCTGAAAACATAGTGATTACTTTGAGTGGGAGGAGAAGCTGAAGCGGAAGTTGAGAGGATGTGTACTTGAGCCAGTGGACAAGGCTGTCATATAGATCTGGAGTAAGAACTGGAGTATGTGTAAGAAATGAGAGTAAGAGCCCTAAAGTACATCTTGTAGGTCTATGCTTGCAGAGTTACATTAGGTGCTGTAAAATCAGCCCCCAAAGCAGGTAAGCATCAGGTGGCTATTCTAGGGCATAAACACCAGAAACCAAACTGACAACATGAGCGATTATTTTGTCCTTCCATCCAGTTGACTTAAATAGAAACTATTCGCTCTGCGTTTTTTCTCACTCGGGCAAAATAGGAGTTCTCTTCTTAACATACTAACTTAATATAGCTAACCCAAAGTTTGGCataattcacattttaattCTTAACCTTGAAGACTGGATATGTTCATTATGTGACTTCTGTGGTTATTTGTAGGTATGTCTGCAGCTTTGTGTACTATGGGCTAACTTTAAATGCTGGTGAATTAGGAGgaaatctttatttaaatgttGCTCTTTATGGTCTTGTGGAAGTTCCGGCCTTTCCACTCTGCATGTTCTTTATTGAGAAATCTTGGTAAGAAAAACTTATTTCCTACTATTCTGCATGTATTTGTAGACAGCCTAAAAGAATGGTAACGTTTTTCTTGGGAAGGTACTTTGTGGTTCTTCTAAAGCAGTGGGTTTGTCAGGGGTTTGGTCAGCTGCAGGCTTTTCTACAGTTGGTACAGAAATGGGACTGAGAGTTTTCTACCATTTCCTATTATGATTCTGTTCGACTTCTGAATAATTCAAGGTGTGAGATTCCCAGTGATTAATGTGACTAAAAACTGGGAGGTTTGTTAGtcctgaggaaaaaatgacaagTATCCAGTTACAGAATGGACCTACAGCTTGCACATATGTCTCTCACATTTTATTCAGAGTGACTTTGATTTTGTACTGCCTACCAACTGCAACTGAAAAACACTTTCAAGCATTGTTAGTTTGGGTTGGTCCTTTTCTATCCTGGGtgcttctcttttgctttaaaacgCGAGGCAGTTGAAATAACCTTTACTTTTTTCAGTATGCATACTGTTAGATGGAAAAGCATACTAAGAAGTTCTACTGTGTTTTGACTTCTTGTATTTATGCCTAGTTCTATAAGAGAAGTGGAGATTAAGAAGTGTTAGccctaaatatttttttaacctgtatTACTGtagtgtttgtgtgtgtgtgtgtgtgtgctctgtgaTGCCCTTTTAGTGACAGAGCCCATTGCCTCACTCGCTGCAGGGAAGGCAAAATATAGCCTGAGTTCTTGCTGAAGTAGATGGGTTCTTTTCAAGGCTACAAACCCAATagcttaaaaatacatatgtacgtatatatgtgtatatatatgtatttgtttgtgAAATAGGGAGCATTTATAGGAGGACCTTGGTGCACAGAACTAGGAAAAGTGTAAGATTTAACTGTGGTAAAATAGGAGCATAACTGTTAATATTGTTGCTGTATACTTCATCTGGTATTTTGCTGAGAGCgtcaaaaaataataaaggacTTTATCTTGGAACTCCTTTCCTTGTAGGTCTGGAAGGCGTAAAACTATGATGTGGTTTCTGGTATTTGCAGGATTTGCCTGTATATTTACCATGTTCTTGCAAAAAAATTCTGGTAGGTATGAAGTGCTGCCAAGGTATGTTGTCTCTTTATGTTGTTTTGTAGCTTTTATTGGGTAATGTGTATTTCTTGCCCACAGTTACCAGTGTCTGTCAGTTTATACCTCCCTCTCCGTCTGTCTTTTTTGCTTCCAAGGCTCATCAGGAACCCAGGGACCATCTGTATTGCTTCTAACCTCTTGCAGATGCAATTTGTCCCTTACCAGAACCTGTTATATGACCAAGTTTTTCTGACTTTCAGGTTCTTGGCTTTCAGATGGTCAGATCTGAGCTGTCAAGTTCTGTTTCAAATAATATCACTGCTTTCATTCATCACTATTAATCAATTTTTCCTAAAGTGCCACTTGTAATGACAGAAATGCAGGGCTGTAATTTTAGTTAGATATTGACAGTGGGAGACACAAAGCATAACTAATGTTTGTTCTGATGTCATACAATGTTTTAAGAAATAGGAACTGAGATTTTCCTGTATTAAAAGTCGAGCTCTTCATTAAAGAAAccaataatttcattttccatttcaagtgcagtttttctttatatatcAGTATTTACCTTAGTCGCTGAAAATGTAGGTCTAAAATGACACTTAACAAAGAGAAGTGCTTACtcagcatctgtttttcttgcttttgttgtggTTGTATTTCAAACCGAGGGCAGCATTGATGTAATGACAAAGTGTGCATCTGTAGGTTACGTTTATCCTTAGCAGATATGAATGCTGTTAGGCATCCATTTCAAATTGATTTCAGAAGAgtctacaaaagaaaagcagtgagagagaaaatactATAATGCTATTTCCCACGTTTGTGTTGATTCACATTCTCACACGCTTGTTTCTTGTATTGAGCGGTCATCGCTAATCAGGATAGGGCAGTAATTCTTGAAGAGTTGCTAAGTTTTGGGAAATCTCCTTTTTTTAAGGGAGTCTACATGAATGCCATTACAGCATCTTACTTTCCTTTATGGTAAAGCTAGTTCTTGGCCCAGAGAGCTCTGTGTTACTCAAGGAGAAAGGCAGTCAGCTCTGGGAGTGATGACAATGAGGCATTTCTGTGCATGCAGTGAAGtttcaacagaaacaaacatcagACTGGAAGGTGGTGAGGGGAATTGGCCCGCAATACCACTTTCTTTCAGAAGTTGTTATAAAACAGGAAggctcttttgttttgtgtctgttttaTAGTGAAGTAAACAAAGTGAATTCCTTGCCCATGGGTAACATGGATTTACCTGACTGTACTGAATGTACAGTTGTTACCTTTTGTGATTTTCATTAATAGTTTTCCACTGAAGGAAGAATTTCCAGCTCTTTAAACTaattttctctcagcttttgttgctgttggatAGTTCCCTTTGTGCTGAGGACTACCCTTTCTTGGTGggtattttttcctgcagtaaatTTAAAGGTTTCTTTAATTCCTTACGTACTGgttaaatgaacatttttctcATGAAGGTGACAGCCAGAAGGCGAATCTACATAATGGCACTGCAAATTAGGCTCTTAATGACATTGGTGGCATCAGAGCTAATCACTGCCTAACTCCAGAAATATCAGCACTGTTCTtgccattttcccccattttgcTGTCCTAAGTTCCATAAGTCAATTAATGCAAGATTATATGTGAGATTGTACCTcaacaagaaatgcaaatgcttGAATTTAGTAAGGACATGAAACTTTGTCTTTTATTAAAGTTCAAAATGGTTGTTGTAGCTGTATTAGCACAGGCAAAATGGTGTGTGCATGCTATTGTTGCTGGATGTTCAAGTGAAAGGATATTAGATGAAATGTAATAGTAAAAATGTAACTGTTAAAGAAGCTGCACTGAAACACTTGACTGGGCCTagcaaattgcttttaaatggtCACCAGAATCCCTACTTGAGCAAATGCATTCCTGCTTTATGCTGTTATGTATGAAGACAGAATATTGGCATGTTGCTAAATGTACGCTCCCTGACTGAGGAGGAACAATGGCTGTGTCTGAGCTTACTGACACCACGAAGCTGATGTGCAGCATGTTTCCAGTGAGCTTCTAATCCTGTAGTAATTCCCCAGCAGACAGCCAGCAGCCTTCCCTTGGGGAGTGAGTGTGGAGAAGAAAGTGCACTTTAAATTCACTCCTGAGCTTCTGAGTGCCAATTTCTCTGTCTAGACAGACTCTTCTGTTTTGATAGTAAGACTAGAACTTCCTAAGTGCACTAATGCTCTTCTAATACATATGGATATACAGCATTCAGTCTCAGCCTGCTCTGGGAGAGAAGCAGTAagttttaaagcacatttacaAGTCTGCTCTTGATTGCTCCTTGTTTGGGTGATGTAGGAAGAGATATACCACTTCCTGGTGGCACTTGGCAGGGTTCT encodes the following:
- the LOC107315664 gene encoding solute carrier family 22 member 15-like isoform X1 — its product is MAAGLEEAFGAAGEFGGAQRRLTALLVLLQVYVACQSVLIVLVGAVPQYRVERAAAAAGGAQRVRFLSNFTSIVTEWYLIEQEAYKVSLASSLFFVGLLIGNITFGPLSDKLGRKPVYISGLFFDIIFGYVTALAPNYGIFAVSRFLVGIVNGGMALVSFVLTQEYVGKSFWSFTGSLTNMTFAVGIAVFALLGYYVREWRYLALVSNTLGVIFFLLSFMLPESPRWLYSQGKTAEAEDVMQYIALGNGKERLNLKLKPSAGALRKDESPPGILHLIKHPVLRWRTVVLMYIWYVCSFVYYGLTLNAGELGGNLYLNVALYGLVEVPAFPLCMFFIEKSWSGRRKTMMWFLVFAGFACIFTMFLQKNSGLFLSPTLLALCGKMMVSAAFNIAYIYTSELYPTVLRNAGLGVCSMSCRFGGILAPFVPTMKSLSPSVPFVVFGISGLSAGFLTLLLPETLNKPIAESVEELQNPKYGVLKNEKANQLEEST
- the LOC107315664 gene encoding solute carrier family 22 member 15-like isoform X2, translated to MAAGLEEAFGAAGEFGGAQRRLTALLVLLQVYVACQSVLIVLVGAVPQYRVERAAAAAGGAQRVRFLSNFTSIVTEWYLIEQEAYKVSLASSLFFVGLLIGNITFGPLSDKLGRKPVYISGLFFDIIFGYVTALAPNYGIFAVSRFLVGIVNGGMALVSFVLTQEYVGKSFWSFTGSLTNMTFAVGIAVFALLGYYVREWRYLALVSNTLGVIFFLLSFMLPESPRWLYSQGKTAEAEDVMQYIALGNGKERLNLKLKPSAGALRKDESPPGILHLIKHPVLRWRTVVLMYIWYVCSFVYYGLTLNAGELGGNLYLNVALYGLVEVPAFPLCMFFIEKSWSGRRKTMMWFLVFAGFACIFTMFLQKNSGLFLSPTLLALCGKMMVSAAFNIAYIYTSELYPTVLRNAGLGVCSMSCRFGGILAPFVPTMKSLSPSVPFVVFGISGLSAGFLTLLLPETLNKPIAESVEELQNPKYGVLKNEKAEQTS
- the LOC107315664 gene encoding solute carrier family 22 member 15-like isoform X3; this encodes MAAGLEEAFGAAGEFGGAQRRLTALLVLLQVYVACQSVLIVLVGAVPQYRVERAAAAAGGAQRVRFLSNFTSIVTEWYLIEQEAYKVSLASSLFFVGLLIGNITFGPLSDKLGRKPVYISGSLTNMTFAVGIAVFALLGYYVREWRYLALVSNTLGVIFFLLSFMLPESPRWLYSQGKTAEAEDVMQYIALGNGKERLNLKLKPSAGALRKDESPPGILHLIKHPVLRWRTVVLMYIWYVCSFVYYGLTLNAGELGGNLYLNVALYGLVEVPAFPLCMFFIEKSWSGRRKTMMWFLVFAGFACIFTMFLQKNSGLFLSPTLLALCGKMMVSAAFNIAYIYTSELYPTVLRNAGLGVCSMSCRFGGILAPFVPTMKSLSPSVPFVVFGISGLSAGFLTLLLPETLNKPIAESVEELQNPKYGVLKNEKANQLEEST